In a single window of the Acyrthosiphon pisum isolate AL4f chromosome X, pea_aphid_22Mar2018_4r6ur, whole genome shotgun sequence genome:
- the LOC103308699 gene encoding protein DENND6B-like produces the protein MVEHGVIDTNIKHDKPADEMLSDCIQCICVVTFLLVFGQAMELLLWLPTLICRLAIFWSTKIIDIKSSEEDKTNLCYLEFPDSNSGCMGALNLMSR, from the exons ATGGTTGAACATGGCGTCATCGATACGAACATTAAACATGACAAGCCTGCTGATGAAATGCTGTCGGATTGCATCCAGTGCATTTGCGTCGTTACGTTTCTCCTGGTGTTTGGCCAGGCAATGGAGTTATTATTGTGGCTTCCTACGCTCATTTGTCGGCTGGCTATCTT ttGGTCTACAAAAATAATCGACATCAAATCATCCGAGGAAGATAAAACAAATCTCTGTTACCTGGAGTTTCCCGACTCCAATTCCGGATGCATGGGAGCACTCAATTTAATGTCAAGATAA